The proteins below come from a single Chryseobacterium bernardetii genomic window:
- a CDS encoding PAS domain S-box protein, protein MEFHQLLESQIKKYLRQDHLSDPALSQFIKAVNLSYQSYEKDKSNDSAAMEKEIQQESIEYIYRETEHLDKDIKAISLRNSSQLISYISRQIQEKKEIMAALNGQNKFKKLLMNISSDYINISFEMIDAAMNRSLKEMADFVKADRAYIFSYNFEAGTCSNTYEYCSSGIIPQMDNLQDIHLEAIPEWVEANIAGKSIAIANVKDLNDGNLKELLSSQDIKSLMVIPMMSKESCTGFIGFDWTRKLHRFNDTETELLTLFSKVLVNAQERFAIKSNLTQTLDLLKTFISNLQYGILMEDPQGNILFTNDLFCKIFKISRTPSEITGKKLYEIKINNLFKEDNLSEKIIAESKDQNVTGRLAETLDGRFLEIDHYTFETRNKQHGHIWKFGDVTEKITNQNLLLQSEERSRLIMDSAINAIITINSAGEIIFWNKSAETIFGWQKNEVIGRNIFETIIPQKHIENYKKYVADEKNSVLNRQIQLPAIKKSGEEFPMEIAIISFQQEEQEFYCSFIQDISERKRAEHNMKLQEQKYRNMIANMNLGLLEVDMNEVIQYANQSFCNVSGYEVEEIVGRNPAQLFIHHEKDMELVKRQIKLRRSGVSSVYQVPVKNKAGELRWWAISGAPNYDDKGNLIGSIGIHLDITDQKRLEEDLQKQKEKAQEASKAKEVFLATMSHEIRTPLNAIIGFLRELERQKLSSSQAVLVENSTQASRHLLSIINNILDISKIESGEMSLEVKDFSLKDSINSIISILSPKAKQKELKLYSQYSPDMASAFKGDQLRIEQILFNLIGNSLKFTQKGEIKVECNVLEDHPSTQKIRLTVSDTGIGMSKGFADKIFKKFYQEDESIARRFGGTGLGMAITQELVKLMHGKINIESEKNKGTVIQITLTLYKGFLEHSTDKKEKHPTTSVAGIKVLLVEDNEMNRVVAQNTLQNFKCNVTEAENGNQAIQILKKEKFDIILMDIQMPELDGIETTKILRKKYLLTTPVIALTANAFKTEIEKCKSAGMNDYVTKPFSEEILLDILYKYTKLSKASGYKNKTTETSDSHLYDLGAIRTLSRGNEEFVKKMISIFISQTESAIIQMHSSFQSQNYHDVAKLMHKIRPGVEGMGIHSIVEDIKTLETKAKAEKQTPELFSEMQHLSDTIEKTLSEVIQLLKANEL, encoded by the coding sequence ATGGAATTTCATCAATTACTTGAAAGTCAAATAAAAAAGTATCTTAGGCAAGATCATCTTTCAGATCCGGCTCTTAGTCAGTTTATTAAGGCTGTCAACCTGTCTTATCAATCTTATGAAAAAGATAAGTCTAATGATAGCGCAGCAATGGAAAAAGAGATCCAGCAAGAATCTATTGAATATATTTATAGAGAAACTGAGCATTTAGATAAGGATATCAAAGCCATTTCTTTACGTAACAGTTCTCAGCTTATCAGTTATATTTCCCGCCAGATACAGGAAAAAAAAGAAATAATGGCAGCACTGAACGGGCAGAATAAGTTCAAGAAGCTGTTGATGAATATTTCATCAGATTATATTAATATTTCTTTCGAAATGATAGATGCTGCCATGAACCGTTCGCTCAAAGAAATGGCAGACTTTGTAAAAGCCGACAGAGCTTATATATTCAGCTATAATTTTGAAGCAGGAACATGCTCCAACACTTATGAGTACTGTTCTTCCGGAATTATCCCTCAGATGGATAACCTGCAGGATATCCATCTTGAAGCAATCCCGGAATGGGTAGAAGCTAATATTGCAGGAAAAAGCATTGCGATAGCCAATGTAAAGGATTTAAATGACGGAAATCTTAAGGAGCTCCTTTCTTCTCAGGATATCAAGAGCCTTATGGTAATACCTATGATGTCAAAAGAATCATGTACAGGTTTCATTGGCTTTGACTGGACAAGAAAACTCCATCGTTTTAATGATACCGAAACAGAATTACTTACTCTTTTTTCGAAAGTTCTGGTGAATGCTCAGGAACGGTTTGCAATTAAAAGCAACCTTACCCAAACTCTGGATCTGCTCAAAACCTTTATTTCCAATCTTCAGTACGGAATACTGATGGAAGACCCTCAGGGAAATATTCTTTTCACCAATGATCTTTTCTGTAAAATATTTAAAATCAGCAGAACTCCATCGGAGATCACTGGCAAAAAGCTCTATGAGATAAAAATAAATAATCTCTTCAAAGAAGATAATCTTTCGGAAAAAATAATTGCAGAAAGCAAAGATCAGAATGTCACGGGAAGACTTGCTGAAACATTGGATGGAAGATTTTTAGAAATTGATCATTATACTTTTGAGACAAGGAACAAACAGCATGGTCATATCTGGAAATTTGGAGATGTTACAGAAAAAATAACCAACCAGAATCTTTTACTGCAGAGTGAAGAAAGAAGCCGACTGATTATGGATTCTGCCATTAATGCCATTATTACGATAAACTCCGCCGGCGAAATTATATTCTGGAATAAAAGCGCAGAAACAATATTTGGCTGGCAGAAAAATGAAGTTATAGGCAGGAATATTTTTGAGACCATTATTCCGCAGAAACATATAGAGAACTATAAAAAATATGTGGCAGATGAAAAGAACTCAGTTCTTAACAGGCAGATTCAGCTTCCGGCTATCAAAAAATCCGGTGAAGAATTTCCCATGGAAATAGCCATTATTTCATTTCAACAGGAAGAACAAGAGTTCTATTGTTCTTTTATCCAGGATATTTCAGAAAGAAAAAGAGCCGAACATAATATGAAGCTGCAGGAACAGAAATACCGCAATATGATTGCTAATATGAACCTGGGACTTCTTGAAGTGGATATGAATGAGGTCATACAATATGCCAACCAGAGTTTCTGTAATGTTTCCGGTTATGAAGTAGAAGAAATTGTAGGCAGAAATCCCGCTCAACTTTTTATACACCATGAAAAGGATATGGAACTGGTAAAAAGACAAATCAAACTCCGTAGAAGCGGAGTTTCCAGCGTATATCAGGTACCTGTAAAAAATAAAGCAGGAGAACTGAGATGGTGGGCCATAAGCGGCGCGCCCAATTATGATGATAAAGGTAATCTTATAGGTTCCATAGGAATACATCTGGATATCACAGATCAGAAAAGGCTGGAAGAAGATTTGCAAAAGCAAAAAGAGAAAGCTCAGGAGGCCTCAAAAGCCAAAGAAGTGTTTCTTGCTACAATGAGCCATGAAATAAGAACCCCTCTTAATGCCATTATCGGATTTTTACGTGAGCTGGAAAGACAAAAACTATCTTCCTCTCAGGCTGTTCTTGTAGAAAACAGTACTCAGGCTTCCCGGCATCTTCTATCAATTATTAATAATATTCTGGATATTTCTAAAATTGAATCAGGTGAAATGTCCCTTGAGGTGAAAGATTTTTCTTTAAAAGACTCTATTAACAGTATCATTAGCATCCTAAGTCCCAAAGCAAAACAAAAAGAGTTAAAACTCTATTCGCAATATTCACCGGATATGGCCTCTGCTTTCAAAGGAGATCAGCTCAGGATAGAACAGATCCTGTTCAACCTGATCGGGAACTCATTAAAGTTTACCCAGAAAGGTGAAATTAAAGTAGAATGCAATGTATTGGAAGATCATCCATCCACTCAGAAGATCAGGTTGACTGTTTCTGACACAGGAATTGGAATGAGCAAGGGCTTTGCGGACAAAATTTTCAAAAAATTCTATCAGGAAGATGAAAGTATTGCAAGAAGATTTGGAGGAACCGGCCTTGGAATGGCTATTACCCAGGAATTAGTAAAGCTAATGCATGGTAAAATCAATATTGAAAGTGAAAAAAATAAAGGTACGGTCATACAAATTACTTTAACACTCTATAAAGGATTTCTTGAGCATAGTACTGATAAAAAGGAAAAACATCCTACCACTTCTGTTGCCGGGATTAAAGTTCTGCTGGTAGAAGATAATGAAATGAACAGGGTAGTAGCTCAAAATACACTTCAGAATTTTAAATGTAATGTTACAGAAGCCGAAAACGGAAACCAGGCAATACAGATCTTAAAGAAAGAAAAGTTTGATATTATTCTGATGGATATCCAGATGCCGGAGCTTGATGGAATAGAAACCACTAAAATCCTCAGAAAAAAATACCTCTTAACCACTCCCGTTATTGCCCTTACAGCCAATGCGTTCAAAACAGAAATTGAAAAATGTAAATCTGCGGGCATGAATGATTATGTTACAAAACCTTTTTCGGAAGAAATACTTCTGGATATACTTTACAAATATACCAAGCTTTCAAAAGCTTCAGGTTATAAAAATAAAACTACGGAAACTTCTGATTCCCATCTGTATGATCTTGGTGCTATCCGTACATTAAGCAGAGGCAATGAAGAATTTGTAAAAAAAATGATATCCATATTCATCAGTCAGACAGAAAGTGCTATTATACAAATGCATAGCTCCTTTCAATCACAAAATTATCATGATGTGGCTAAATTGATGCATAAAATAAGACCCGGAGTAGAAGGTATGGGCATTCATTCCATTGTTGAAGATATCAAAACACTCGAAACAAAAGCAAAAGCGGAGAAGCAAACACCTGAACTATTTTCAGAAATGCAGCACCTTTCTGACACAATAGAAAAAACTCTTTCTGAGGTCATACAGCTTCTAAAAGCAAATGAGCTGTAG